The following are from one region of the Abiotrophia defectiva ATCC 49176 genome:
- a CDS encoding PucR family transcriptional regulator has product MFEQLQRLYPQAQAVAPDAVLPGYLIVQLGDQGLAIPQADLTSKEEELLLMMSLAKATPQVPVVDLAPHQQAWRAFLLEGQPLEGQMRGSLVCIYLIMQAKSETFDPVLWQQTLEDSLEAIEVVIPDEANRWLVCLRGMEHVGALVDIIKTLDIDFETVTRGCVGLVAKLDQDYVAHFQDERRLVHSILSQIMEPEIVPLTSVLLRLVGREVTKQYAFMDRLHDVLKHNPDYAATVRALFEHQGNLSQAADELYIHRNTLTYRLSKYTKETGLNLQHLTDLIVSYLALEHKG; this is encoded by the coding sequence ATGTTTGAACAACTGCAAAGACTCTATCCCCAGGCCCAAGCAGTCGCACCGGATGCGGTGCTGCCCGGCTATCTGATTGTCCAATTGGGGGATCAAGGCCTAGCCATTCCTCAGGCTGACCTGACTAGCAAGGAAGAAGAACTCTTGCTTATGATGAGCTTGGCCAAGGCCACCCCCCAGGTGCCGGTCGTGGATTTAGCGCCACATCAACAGGCCTGGCGGGCCTTTCTCCTAGAAGGTCAGCCACTGGAAGGCCAAATGCGGGGCAGTCTGGTCTGTATCTATTTGATTATGCAGGCCAAGTCAGAGACCTTCGACCCTGTCTTGTGGCAGCAGACCCTGGAAGATTCTCTGGAAGCCATTGAAGTGGTCATTCCGGATGAAGCCAATCGCTGGCTAGTCTGCCTTCGGGGTATGGAACACGTTGGCGCCTTGGTGGACATTATTAAGACCTTGGACATTGACTTTGAGACGGTGACCCGGGGCTGCGTCGGCCTAGTAGCCAAGTTGGATCAGGATTATGTGGCCCATTTCCAAGATGAGCGGCGTCTGGTTCACAGTATTCTGTCTCAGATTATGGAGCCAGAGATTGTGCCCTTGACCTCAGTCCTCTTACGCCTAGTAGGGCGCGAAGTGACCAAGCAGTATGCCTTTATGGATCGACTGCACGATGTCCTCAAGCACAACCCAGACTATGCGGCGACGGTGCGAGCCCTCTTTGAACATCAGGGCAACCTGAGTCAGGCAGCCGATGAACTCTATATTCATCGTAATACCTTGACCTATCGCCTCAGCAAATACACCAAGGAGACAGGGCTTAACCTGCAACATCTGACGGATCTGATTGTCAGCTACCTGGCTCTGGAACATAAGGGGTGA
- the tadA gene encoding tRNA adenosine(34) deaminase TadA codes for MMDASQLAPTDLAQHEYWMQQALELADQAQALGEVPIGALLVKDGVLLASAYNLREVNHQATAHAELLAIEAANQALGAWRLEGCTLYVTLEPCPMCAGALVLSRVDQVVYGASDPKGGCAGSLMNLLEDSRFNHQPQVIRGVLEAQCSDKLKTFFQGLRKRNKLRKEQAKQADEQAD; via the coding sequence ATGATGGATGCAAGCCAACTGGCGCCCACCGACTTGGCCCAGCACGAATATTGGATGCAGCAGGCCCTAGAACTGGCCGACCAGGCCCAAGCCCTAGGCGAAGTGCCCATTGGCGCCCTCTTAGTTAAGGATGGCGTCCTCCTGGCTTCAGCCTACAATCTGCGGGAGGTCAACCACCAGGCTACGGCCCACGCCGAACTCCTGGCCATTGAAGCCGCCAACCAAGCCCTAGGCGCCTGGCGCTTAGAGGGCTGTACCCTCTATGTGACCTTGGAACCTTGCCCTATGTGTGCGGGCGCCCTAGTCTTATCACGGGTGGATCAGGTGGTCTACGGGGCTAGTGACCCCAAGGGTGGCTGCGCCGGCAGCCTCATGAATCTCTTGGAAGACAGCCGCTTCAACCATCAACCGCAAGTGATTAGAGGAGTTTTGGAAGCCCAGTGTAGCGACAAGCTCAAGACCTTCTTCCAAGGCCTCCGCAAGCGCAATAAGTTGCGCAAAGAGCAAGCCAAGCAAGCGGATGAACAAGCTGACTAA
- a CDS encoding 2-hydroxyacid dehydrogenase: protein MKVLAYGVRDVERPVFDLANQKFGYELVCVPNYLKGPEEAWLAQGCQAVILRGNCWATKEVLDIYKKLGVEYVLTRTVGVDHIDLAYARQLGFKLAHVPFYSPNAIAELALTLAMTLLRNVAYTTHLTSQQDFRVHEQMFSKEIRNCTVGVVGIGRIGLTTATLFKGLGANVLAYDAFPKEGVDHICTQVELDELLAKSDVISIHAPYIPANGKVITKEFISKMKPGAILVNTARGELQDVDAIIEAIESGHLAGAGLDVLENESQFFFKDLRGQDISDSAVKKLVDLYPKVLLTPHMGSYTDEAVENMVETSFNNLKDYLETGECSNDF from the coding sequence ATGAAAGTACTAGCATATGGTGTTCGTGATGTCGAGAGACCCGTGTTTGACCTAGCCAATCAAAAGTTTGGTTATGAATTAGTTTGTGTGCCCAACTACCTAAAGGGTCCGGAAGAGGCTTGGTTAGCTCAAGGTTGTCAGGCCGTTATTTTGCGTGGTAACTGCTGGGCTACAAAGGAGGTCTTAGATATCTACAAAAAATTAGGAGTAGAATATGTCCTGACGCGGACAGTAGGTGTCGACCATATCGATCTTGCCTATGCTAGGCAATTGGGCTTCAAGTTAGCACACGTCCCTTTTTACTCACCTAATGCGATTGCCGAATTAGCTTTGACCTTGGCCATGACCCTCTTGCGGAATGTCGCCTATACAACTCACTTAACTAGTCAGCAAGATTTTCGTGTCCACGAGCAAATGTTTTCTAAGGAAATCCGTAACTGTACTGTTGGTGTGGTTGGGATTGGCCGGATTGGCTTGACGACCGCAACGCTCTTCAAGGGCTTGGGCGCGAATGTCTTAGCTTACGACGCCTTTCCAAAAGAAGGAGTAGATCATATCTGCACCCAAGTAGAGCTGGATGAGCTCTTAGCTAAGTCAGACGTGATTTCCATTCACGCACCTTACATTCCAGCTAATGGCAAGGTCATCACCAAGGAATTCATCAGCAAGATGAAGCCAGGGGCCATTCTGGTCAACACTGCGCGCGGTGAGTTGCAGGATGTGGATGCCATCATTGAAGCCATCGAATCTGGCCATTTGGCTGGGGCAGGCTTAGATGTCTTAGAGAACGAGAGCCAATTCTTCTTCAAGGACCTGCGTGGTCAAGACATTAGCGATTCTGCGGTTAAGAAATTGGTTGACCTCTATCCTAAGGTCTTATTAACCCCTCACATGGGGAGCTACACCGATGAGGCAGTAGAGAACATGGTGGAAACCAGCTTTAATAACCTCAAGGACTATCTGGAAACAGGAGAATGCAGCAATGATTTCTAG
- a CDS encoding HAD family hydrolase — protein MIKLFASDMDGTLLNPNHVISDTTAQAIRDLQAQSDIEFLIATGRDYRSAKWLLDQHQLTARIIAVNGAATYDVKGNLEDVFALDLADTQTLIERFAVPETQTLVSLKSLNGYYVNDLSLYRRRMEAFLNRAKEAASDDSLAQIELHFKELQPLEDYRPDLDPPLKLMLIDRRPEVLESAHHFLKDFAIDLTSSGPDNLEITSLKAQKGLAIEAYCQHHGFTKHQVLTIGDSANDRSMLAMFPNSYAMANASQAIKDLASYEAPSNAEDGVAHTIYQLLSKLG, from the coding sequence ATGATTAAACTCTTTGCATCCGATATGGATGGGACCTTACTGAACCCAAACCATGTCATTAGCGACACTACCGCCCAAGCCATTCGAGACCTTCAAGCTCAATCGGATATTGAGTTTCTGATTGCTACCGGACGAGATTATCGGTCTGCTAAGTGGCTCCTAGATCAGCATCAACTGACCGCTCGCATCATTGCCGTCAATGGCGCTGCAACTTATGACGTTAAAGGAAATTTGGAGGATGTCTTCGCCCTTGATTTGGCCGATACCCAGACCCTTATCGAACGATTTGCTGTGCCTGAAACTCAGACTTTGGTGTCGCTCAAGTCTCTGAACGGTTATTATGTCAATGACCTGTCCCTCTATCGGCGACGCATGGAAGCTTTCCTAAATCGCGCCAAGGAAGCTGCTAGCGATGATAGTCTGGCCCAGATTGAACTCCACTTCAAGGAGCTTCAACCCCTTGAGGATTATCGCCCTGACTTGGATCCACCACTTAAGCTTATGCTGATTGACCGGCGCCCTGAAGTCTTAGAGTCTGCCCACCATTTCCTCAAGGACTTTGCCATTGACCTGACTTCTTCTGGCCCAGATAATTTAGAAATTACCAGTCTCAAGGCCCAAAAGGGCTTAGCAATTGAAGCCTACTGCCAGCACCATGGGTTCACTAAGCATCAAGTCCTAACCATTGGCGATTCGGCCAACGACCGCTCTATGCTAGCCATGTTCCCTAATAGTTATGCCATGGCTAACGCTAGTCAAGCCATTAAAGACTTAGCAAGCTATGAGGCCCCTAGCAATGCAGAAGACGGGGTAGCCCATACTATTTATCAACTTTTATCTAAGTTAGGATAA
- a CDS encoding type I phosphomannose isomerase catalytic subunit — protein sequence MTQPIFLKPVLQDKIWGGRKLELEFGLKGPSDTVGEAWCISAHPNGVSTVISPAEYAGLGLDQLYREHPELFGNPSQTVFPLLIKILDAAAELSVQVHPDDAYGLEHEGELGKTECWYVISAEPGAKIVYGHKAQSRQEFEELVAAGRWSDLLVEVPVKAGDFFDVPAGTIHAIGAGVVILETQQSSDTTYRVYDYDRRDTQGNPRDLHLKQAADVTFYPDPERHLQVKTQQVGDSQVIQYLENEFFTVSKWEVVDSLTLSLDNAYTLATVIAGQGRLWLDGVAYDLDLASSFILPHGVTEICLEGKLTLISSHPA from the coding sequence ATGACACAACCGATTTTCTTAAAGCCTGTGTTACAAGATAAGATATGGGGTGGCCGTAAACTTGAACTAGAATTTGGCCTCAAAGGTCCTAGCGACACGGTAGGGGAAGCTTGGTGTATTAGTGCCCACCCTAATGGGGTGTCGACCGTCATTAGTCCTGCCGAATATGCAGGACTGGGCCTAGATCAGCTCTATCGAGAGCATCCAGAATTATTTGGGAATCCTAGTCAAACTGTCTTTCCTCTCTTAATTAAAATCCTAGATGCAGCAGCCGAGCTTTCTGTGCAGGTCCATCCTGATGATGCCTATGGACTTGAACATGAAGGGGAGCTTGGGAAGACGGAATGTTGGTATGTCATTTCTGCGGAGCCAGGAGCTAAGATTGTTTATGGGCATAAGGCTCAATCGCGACAAGAATTCGAAGAATTAGTAGCGGCAGGGCGTTGGTCAGACCTCTTAGTGGAGGTGCCAGTTAAGGCGGGCGACTTCTTTGATGTGCCGGCAGGGACCATTCATGCGATTGGTGCAGGGGTGGTCATTCTGGAAACACAACAGAGCTCTGATACCACTTATCGTGTCTACGACTATGATCGTCGTGATACCCAAGGCAATCCCCGTGATTTGCATCTTAAGCAGGCGGCGGATGTCACTTTCTATCCAGATCCAGAGCGTCACTTGCAAGTCAAGACTCAGCAAGTTGGTGACAGCCAAGTTATCCAGTACCTAGAAAATGAATTTTTCACTGTGAGCAAGTGGGAAGTCGTGGATAGCCTTACTTTAAGCCTGGATAATGCCTATACCTTGGCAACCGTCATTGCAGGGCAAGGCCGACTATGGTTGGACGGTGTCGCTTATGACTTAGATTTGGCAAGTTCCTTTATTTTGCCGCACGGTGTTACAGAAATTTGTTTGGAAGGGAAGCTGACCTTAATTAGTTCCCATCCAGCTTAA
- a CDS encoding class I SAM-dependent methyltransferase — MSEQYFKSSPTSQHSLYQIQDGVAGLTLSFQTDNGVFSKQRMDYGSKVLVEAFADSVPAGTYQIVELGSGYGPVTIALAKLYPQAQVTGVEINERAYQLAQANSQLNRVENTAYQLADAGQWQASQAPDFVVTNPPIRAGKQVIQQFVRSAQANLRPGGELWLVIQKKQGAPSMETFMEEVFGNVELVTRDKGYWILKSQKTK; from the coding sequence ATGAGTGAACAATACTTTAAATCTAGTCCCACCAGTCAGCATTCTTTATACCAGATTCAAGATGGTGTGGCAGGCCTAACTTTGAGCTTTCAGACCGATAATGGCGTCTTTTCTAAACAGCGCATGGACTATGGTTCCAAGGTGTTAGTGGAAGCTTTCGCAGATTCAGTTCCTGCAGGAACTTATCAAATAGTAGAACTGGGGAGTGGCTACGGTCCGGTCACAATTGCTTTAGCGAAATTATATCCTCAAGCTCAAGTGACAGGTGTCGAGATTAATGAACGTGCCTACCAGTTGGCGCAGGCCAATAGCCAGCTCAATCGAGTAGAGAATACAGCCTACCAACTGGCTGACGCAGGCCAATGGCAAGCTAGTCAAGCACCGGATTTTGTGGTGACCAACCCACCTATTCGGGCCGGTAAGCAGGTCATCCAACAATTCGTACGCTCAGCTCAGGCTAATTTAAGACCTGGCGGTGAATTATGGCTCGTAATTCAGAAAAAACAAGGCGCTCCTTCTATGGAAACTTTTATGGAAGAAGTCTTTGGGAATGTTGAGTTAGTGACCCGAGATAAGGGTTATTGGATTTTGAAAAGCCAAAAGACAAAATAG
- a CDS encoding YSIRK-type signal peptide-containing protein (The YSIRK form of extended signal peptide directs nascent proteins to the cross-wall site, while signal peptides lacking YSIRK direct proteins instead to the cell pole. A large fraction of YSIRK proteins are surface proteins anchored by sortase-mediated processing of a C-terminal LPXTG motif.) has translation MKKLKDSSSLKQIQRFSIRKFSAGIASVVVGSFFASALISPAVNAQATTPASNTHSVAKQVTTQYQYLAIEELTWAQRQAIKSGTPSQIAQADQVYYFVYQAKQGARQLPVTGEGSTLLGLAAGATLIVFAVGLVRDKKKALTSLMLVTLAGQVALVPDSQAAQARLLEQFNQSFQTPVGQALPNPQVQIEGYEYVGYFAAQELAQVAPNASVDGAISESTESKASSAESSASQSSESKASSEESSASQSSESKASSAESSASETSESKASSAESSASETSESKVSSAESSASETSESKASAEESNSSVTPAPEPPKTLDFKDLDAALQAANKQVANLEAVKLSDKTPKSVKAFEEELANAKKDLDTLISRAQELKDNPKNTEQVAINDLTKQVQNLADKTSKLSDNLIAQADKTPLQTVMTALAELVKEAKNVGLIDEVIKSQATLQNARSVVKDQDATEKDVAAMVKAVEALIEDLTYKLKAQQPAPTPSKTLDYKALDASLQAAQAQLANIEATPKNDKTPSSVATFESELAKAKESLTALTNQAQVLKGKAGAAEQADIDALTQQVQELVNNSENLASLLVAQVDKSALQAAMSSLIAKLNKARNLGLMDEVIKTQATLQNARSVMQDSEATEKDVEAMTQAVETRSQGLQYILDNLESKEAQP, from the coding sequence ATGAAAAAACTTAAGGATTCCAGCAGCCTTAAACAAATTCAACGCTTTTCCATCCGGAAATTTTCGGCTGGTATTGCATCTGTTGTAGTGGGGAGTTTCTTTGCATCAGCATTGATTAGTCCCGCTGTGAATGCACAGGCCACTACACCAGCATCTAACACTCATTCAGTGGCAAAACAAGTCACGACACAATATCAATACCTTGCGATTGAAGAGTTAACTTGGGCGCAACGTCAAGCAATCAAATCAGGCACTCCTAGTCAAATTGCCCAAGCGGATCAAGTTTATTATTTTGTCTATCAAGCAAAACAAGGTGCTCGTCAATTACCAGTTACTGGTGAAGGATCCACCTTGTTGGGGCTTGCAGCAGGCGCGACCTTGATTGTATTTGCAGTTGGCTTGGTTCGTGATAAGAAGAAAGCACTGACCAGCTTAATGCTTGTGACCTTAGCAGGACAGGTAGCATTGGTGCCGGATTCACAAGCAGCTCAAGCGCGATTGCTAGAACAATTCAATCAAAGTTTCCAAACGCCAGTGGGACAAGCCTTGCCAAATCCTCAAGTTCAGATAGAAGGATATGAATATGTAGGGTATTTTGCCGCTCAGGAGCTGGCGCAAGTAGCACCTAATGCTTCTGTAGATGGTGCGATTAGTGAATCAACTGAATCTAAGGCTTCTTCAGCGGAATCAAGCGCAAGTCAATCCTCTGAATCGAAAGCCTCTTCAGAGGAATCAAGCGCAAGTCAATCATCTGAATCAAAAGCTTCTTCAGCGGAATCAAGCGCAAGCGAAACATCTGAATCAAAAGCTTCTTCAGCGGAATCAAGCGCAAGTGAAACATCTGAATCAAAAGTGTCTTCAGCGGAATCAAGTGCAAGTGAAACTTCTGAATCAAAGGCATCTGCTGAAGAATCCAATTCAAGTGTAACACCAGCACCAGAGCCACCTAAAACGCTAGATTTCAAAGACTTAGACGCTGCTTTACAGGCAGCGAATAAGCAAGTGGCTAATCTAGAGGCTGTTAAACTTAGCGATAAGACTCCAAAGTCAGTGAAAGCTTTTGAGGAAGAATTAGCAAATGCTAAGAAGGATTTAGACACACTGATTAGCAGAGCGCAAGAGCTCAAAGATAATCCTAAAAATACTGAGCAAGTAGCGATTAACGATTTAACTAAGCAAGTTCAGAACTTAGCTGATAAGACATCTAAATTATCCGATAACCTAATTGCTCAAGCAGACAAGACGCCATTACAAACGGTGATGACGGCTTTAGCAGAATTGGTTAAAGAAGCTAAAAACGTAGGGTTAATTGATGAAGTGATTAAGTCCCAAGCGACTTTGCAAAATGCGCGTTCAGTGGTTAAAGATCAAGATGCTACTGAGAAAGATGTAGCGGCAATGGTGAAAGCAGTTGAAGCCCTAATAGAAGATTTAACGTATAAGCTAAAGGCTCAGCAACCAGCCCCAACTCCATCAAAAACGCTAGATTATAAAGCTTTAGATGCCTCATTGCAGGCTGCTCAGGCTCAGCTTGCTAACATAGAAGCAACACCTAAGAATGATAAGACCCCTAGCTCTGTTGCAACTTTTGAGAGTGAACTTGCTAAAGCTAAGGAAAGTTTGACAGCACTCACTAATCAAGCTCAAGTCCTCAAGGGGAAAGCTGGTGCGGCAGAGCAAGCAGATATTGATGCGCTCACCCAACAAGTTCAGGAATTAGTCAACAATTCTGAGAATCTAGCCAGTCTTTTAGTAGCTCAAGTGGATAAATCGGCTTTGCAAGCAGCGATGTCGTCCTTAATCGCAAAACTTAATAAAGCGAGAAATTTGGGCTTAATGGATGAAGTGATTAAGACTCAAGCAACTTTACAGAATGCACGATCAGTGATGCAGGACTCAGAAGCAACCGAGAAAGATGTTGAAGCAATGACTCAGGCAGTTGAAACTCGATCTCAAGGCTTACAGTATATTTTGGATAACTTAGAGTCTAAAGAAGCGCAACCGTAA